A region from the Leopardus geoffroyi isolate Oge1 chromosome C2, O.geoffroyi_Oge1_pat1.0, whole genome shotgun sequence genome encodes:
- the LOC123576088 gene encoding olfactory receptor 5H2-like: MGTKNATELKEFVLMGLTYQPEWQIPLFLVFLVIYLITIVGNLGLISLICNEPQLHIPMYFFLGNLAFVDVWISSTVTPKMLVNFFAKGKMISLSECVIQFFSFVMSATTECFLLATMAYDRYVAICKPLLYPVIMTSRLSMQLLVSSFVGGLLHAIIHTGFLFRLTFCNSNIIHHFYCDIMPLFKISCTDPSINVLIVFIFSGSIQMFTILTVLVSYTSVLFTILKKKSLQDIRKAFSTCGTHLLSVSLYYGPLLFMYVRPVSAQADDQDMMDSLFYTVIIPVLNPIIYSLRNKKVIDSLRKMLKRKA, from the coding sequence ATGGGAACTAAAAATGCAACAGAGCTAAAAGAGTTTGTTCTCATGGGACTTACATATCAACCAGAGTGGCAAATTCCTTTGTTCCTGGTATTCCTAGTTATATATCTCATCACCATTGTGGGAAACCTTGGTCTGATTTCTCTCATATGCAATGAGCCTCAGCTTCACAtccccatgtactttttccttgGGAATCTGGCATTTGTGGATGTTTGGATATCATCCACGGTGACCCCCAAGATGTTGGTCAACTTCTTTGCCAAGGGCaagatgatctctctctctgaatgcgtgatacaatttttttcctttgtaatgagTGCCACCACAGAATGTTTTCTGCTGGCAACAATGGCATATGATCGATATGTGGCCATATGCAAGCCTTTACTTTATCCAGTAATTATGACCAGTAGACTATCCATGCAGCTATTAGTTTCATCATTTGTAGGTGGACTTCTTCATGCCATAATTCATACAGGCTTTTTATTCAGATTAACCTTCTGTAATTCTAACATAATACATCACTTTTACTGTGACATCatgccattatttaaaatttcttgtactGATCCTTCTATTAATGTTctgatagtatttattttttctggatcAATTCAGATGTTCACCATTCTGACTGTTCTTGTCTCTTACACATCAGTTCTCTTTACgatcttaaaaaagaagtctCTACAAGACATAAGGaaagccttctccacctgtggAACCCATCTCTTATCTGTCTCTTTGTACTATGGTCCTCTTCTCTTCATGTATGTGCGCCCTGTATCTGCACAAGCAGATGATCAAGATATGATGGACTCTCTATTTTACACTGTCATAATTCCTGTGTTAAATCCAATTATCTATAGCTTGAGAAATAAGAAAGTCATAGATTcactgagaaaaatgttaaagagaaaagCTTAG